A stretch of the Streptosporangium sp. NBC_01755 genome encodes the following:
- a CDS encoding nucleotide exchange factor GrpE has translation MSEAAGHGGQNRHGGQEEHGGREAHGKEPHGREAREQGARGKDAHGQKAHGKEAHGKEVHGEAGAAPADLQARVDELQALVTDLQDRWRRALADLDNLRKRVSRDTGRVRDEERARAAGEWLPVLDNLDRALEHAETDPASIVDGMRAIRDQAQEVLSRLGYPRRDEVGTAFDPARHEAVAVLPQEGVPDGTVLQVVRPGYGDGEQQLRPALVVVAKGA, from the coding sequence ATGAGTGAGGCAGCCGGGCACGGGGGCCAGAACCGGCACGGGGGCCAGGAGGAACACGGGGGCCGGGAAGCGCACGGTAAGGAGCCGCACGGTAGGGAAGCCCGCGAGCAGGGGGCGCGAGGCAAGGATGCGCATGGTCAGAAGGCGCATGGCAAGGAGGCGCACGGTAAGGAGGTGCACGGGGAGGCCGGGGCCGCCCCGGCCGACCTCCAGGCCCGCGTCGACGAGCTCCAGGCCCTGGTGACCGACCTGCAGGACCGCTGGCGGCGCGCCCTCGCCGACCTCGACAATCTGCGCAAGCGCGTCAGCAGGGACACCGGGCGGGTGCGCGACGAGGAGCGGGCGCGGGCCGCCGGCGAGTGGCTGCCCGTGCTGGACAACCTGGACCGCGCGCTGGAGCACGCGGAGACCGATCCCGCCTCCATCGTGGACGGGATGCGGGCGATCAGGGACCAGGCGCAGGAGGTGCTCTCTCGCCTCGGCTACCCGCGCCGCGACGAGGTCGGCACCGCGTTCGACCCGGCCAGGCACGAGGCGGTGGCCGTGCTCCCGCAGGAGGGCGTGCCCGACGGCACGGTCCTGCAGGTGGTGCGGCCCGGCTACGGGGACGGCGAACAACAGCTGCGGCCCGCGCTGGTCGTGGTGGCCAAGGGGGCATGA
- a CDS encoding DnaJ C-terminal domain-containing protein: MMPPDRDFYEILGVQRGAGQEEIQRAYRKLARANHPDVNRDPAAEDRFKEVSEAYSVLSDPATRRRYDAFGANFRQVPEDVDPETWARAQGRRTRAGAGRAGRGRAGGQAGFEEGINLDDLLEGLFTGRGGRAGGGWGPIPGADQEAEIELTVEEAYRGGRRSLTVGSRRLQVEIPAGVSNGQRVRLAGQGGKGGDGAPAGDLYLVVRIAPHPRYRVEGRDIHVLLPVTPWEAALGASVAVDTPAGEAKVKVPSGTSSGKRLRLRGRGMPSPRNKAGDLYAEVRIMVPARLPEEERRLFEQLAAVSTFDPRRQR, translated from the coding sequence ATGATGCCCCCTGACCGCGACTTCTACGAGATCCTCGGAGTGCAGAGGGGCGCTGGACAGGAGGAGATCCAGCGCGCCTACCGCAAGCTGGCGCGGGCCAACCATCCCGACGTCAACAGGGACCCGGCCGCCGAGGATCGCTTCAAGGAGGTCTCCGAGGCATACAGCGTGCTGTCCGACCCCGCGACCCGGCGCCGTTATGACGCGTTCGGGGCGAATTTCCGCCAGGTGCCCGAGGACGTGGACCCCGAGACGTGGGCGCGCGCGCAAGGCCGCCGTACGCGTGCGGGTGCGGGCCGTGCGGGCCGGGGCAGGGCCGGCGGCCAGGCCGGCTTCGAGGAGGGGATCAACCTCGACGACCTCCTCGAAGGGCTGTTCACCGGACGAGGAGGCAGGGCCGGCGGAGGCTGGGGGCCGATCCCCGGCGCCGACCAGGAGGCCGAGATCGAGCTGACCGTCGAGGAGGCATACCGGGGCGGCCGCCGCTCGCTCACCGTCGGCTCGCGCAGGCTGCAGGTCGAGATTCCCGCGGGCGTCTCCAACGGGCAGCGCGTCAGGCTGGCCGGGCAGGGCGGAAAGGGCGGCGACGGGGCTCCCGCCGGCGACCTCTACCTGGTCGTCAGGATCGCGCCGCACCCCCGGTACCGGGTCGAGGGGCGGGACATTCACGTCCTGCTCCCGGTCACCCCGTGGGAGGCGGCGCTCGGTGCCTCCGTCGCGGTCGACACCCCCGCGGGTGAGGCCAAGGTCAAGGTGCCGTCGGGCACCTCCAGCGGCAAGCGGCTGCGGCTGCGCGGCCGGGGGATGCCGAGCCCTCGGAACAAGGCGGGTGATCTGTACGCCGAGGTGCGGATCATGGTTCCGGCCCGGCTGCCGGAGGAGGAGCGGCGGTTGTTCGAGCAGCTCGCCGCGGTCTCCACGTTCGATCCGAGGAGGCAGCGATGA
- a CDS encoding chaperone modulator CbpM, which translates to MTHPFPERRSPHPGPRPSGPRGAASAGGSASRLLRAPREAERTYQLARPERLDLETFAHAAGTHPELVRRLVTLGVLDAGTDSAGHLWFSPSELLTMARIRRLRAGFSINYAALGLVLDLLDRIAQLEAAQRDRSRLTGGSPWT; encoded by the coding sequence ATGACCCACCCCTTCCCGGAGCGCAGGTCGCCCCACCCGGGCCCGCGACCCTCCGGCCCTCGGGGGGCGGCCTCGGCCGGGGGCTCCGCCTCCCGCCTGCTGAGAGCCCCTCGGGAAGCGGAGCGGACCTACCAGCTCGCCAGGCCCGAGCGCCTGGATCTGGAGACGTTCGCTCACGCGGCGGGGACCCACCCCGAGCTGGTGCGGCGTCTTGTCACGCTGGGCGTGCTCGACGCCGGGACCGACTCCGCGGGGCACCTGTGGTTCTCGCCCTCCGAGCTGCTCACCATGGCGCGGATCCGGCGGCTGCGGGCCGGGTTCTCGATCAACTATGCCGCGCTCGGCCTCGTACTGGACCTGTTGGACCGCATCGCCCAGTTGGAGGCCGCCCAACGTGACCGTTCCCGACTCACCGGAGGCTCGCCGTGGACATGA
- the clpB gene encoding ATP-dependent chaperone ClpB, with protein MNQLTQKSQEALHDAQTKALRFGNTEVDGEHLLLALLDQPEGLIPRLLSYANVDTDRLRSDLEAELARRPHVSGPGAEPGQIYVTQRLSRLLETAKREADRLKDEYVSVEHLLIALLEEGSSSSAGRLLHDQGLTRDGFLKALTAVRGNQRVTSAMPEVAYEALEKYGRDLVADALSGKLDPVIGRDAEIRRVVQILSRKTKNNPVLVGDPGVGKTAIVEGLAQRISHGDVPEGLKGKTVFSLDMGSLVAGAKYRGEFEERLKAVLNEVKAAEGRILLFVDEMHTVVGAGAAEGAMDAGNMLKPMLARGELHMIGATTLSEYRKHIEKDAALERRFQPVMVDEPSVEDAISILRGLRERLEIFHGVKIQDSALVAAVVLSHRYISDRFLPDKAIDLVDEACAMLRTEIDSMPAALDELTRRLMRLEIEEAALAKEEDLASGVRLKELRAELADVRAEADAMRAQWEAERHALRAVQSLREEIEHVRAEAERAERDYDLNRAAELRHGKLPDLERRLEAEEERLLSKQGTARLLREVVTDDEISMIVSRWTGIPVSRLQEGEREKLLRLDQILHERVIGQDEAVQLVADAVIRARSGIKDPRRPIGSFIFLGPTGVGKTELAKALAEALFDTEDNMIRIDMSEYQERHTVSRLVGAPPGYVGYEEGGQLTEAVRRKPYSVVLFDEVEKAHADVFNTLLQVLDDGRLTDAQGRTVDFRNTVLIMTSNIGSVYLLDGVTPSGEIEQDAKQRVMAELRAHFRPEFLNRVDDIVIFKPLTLEEIERIVGLMFVELRTRLEQRGIRLDVTEAALRYIAERGYDPVYGARPLRRFISREIETRIGRALLSGEAHEGAVVRVDLAEDELSVTY; from the coding sequence ATGAACCAGCTGACCCAGAAGTCGCAGGAGGCGCTGCACGACGCGCAGACCAAGGCCCTGCGCTTCGGGAACACCGAGGTGGACGGCGAGCACCTGCTGCTGGCGCTGCTCGACCAGCCGGAGGGGTTGATACCACGCCTGCTCTCGTACGCGAACGTCGACACCGACAGGCTCAGGAGCGACCTGGAGGCCGAGCTGGCCCGCCGCCCCCATGTGAGCGGCCCCGGTGCCGAGCCTGGCCAGATCTACGTGACGCAGCGGCTCTCCCGCCTGCTGGAGACGGCCAAGCGGGAGGCCGACCGGCTCAAGGACGAGTACGTGTCGGTGGAGCACCTGCTCATCGCCCTGCTTGAGGAGGGCAGTTCGAGCTCCGCCGGGAGGCTGCTGCACGATCAGGGGCTGACCAGGGACGGCTTCCTCAAGGCGCTCACCGCGGTCCGCGGCAATCAGCGGGTGACGTCCGCGATGCCCGAGGTGGCGTACGAGGCGCTGGAGAAGTACGGGCGCGACCTGGTGGCCGATGCCCTGTCGGGCAAGCTCGACCCGGTCATCGGGCGCGACGCCGAGATCCGCCGCGTCGTCCAGATCCTGTCTCGCAAGACGAAGAACAACCCTGTCCTCGTCGGTGACCCCGGCGTCGGCAAGACCGCCATCGTGGAGGGACTCGCGCAGCGGATCAGCCACGGGGACGTGCCGGAGGGACTCAAGGGCAAGACGGTCTTCAGCCTCGACATGGGCTCGCTGGTGGCGGGGGCCAAGTACCGGGGCGAGTTCGAGGAGCGCCTCAAGGCGGTGCTCAACGAGGTCAAGGCCGCCGAGGGGCGGATCCTGCTCTTCGTCGACGAGATGCACACCGTGGTGGGCGCCGGAGCGGCCGAGGGCGCCATGGACGCGGGCAACATGCTCAAGCCCATGCTGGCCCGCGGCGAGCTGCACATGATCGGGGCGACGACCCTCAGCGAGTACCGCAAGCACATCGAGAAGGACGCCGCCCTGGAGCGCAGGTTCCAGCCGGTGATGGTCGACGAGCCCTCGGTCGAGGACGCCATCTCCATCCTGCGCGGCCTGCGCGAGCGCCTGGAGATCTTCCACGGGGTGAAGATCCAGGACAGTGCGCTGGTGGCGGCCGTTGTGCTGAGCCACCGCTACATCTCCGACCGCTTCCTGCCGGACAAGGCCATCGACCTGGTGGACGAGGCGTGCGCGATGCTCCGTACGGAGATCGACTCGATGCCCGCCGCGCTCGACGAGCTCACCCGCAGGTTGATGCGCCTGGAGATCGAGGAGGCCGCGCTCGCCAAGGAGGAGGACCTCGCGAGCGGGGTCCGCCTGAAGGAACTGCGCGCCGAGCTCGCCGACGTGCGTGCCGAGGCCGACGCCATGCGGGCGCAGTGGGAGGCCGAGCGGCACGCGCTACGCGCCGTCCAGAGCCTGCGCGAGGAGATCGAGCACGTACGCGCGGAGGCCGAGCGGGCCGAACGCGACTACGACCTCAACCGCGCCGCGGAGCTGCGGCACGGCAAGCTGCCCGATCTGGAGCGGCGGCTGGAGGCGGAGGAGGAGCGTCTGCTCTCCAAGCAGGGGACGGCGCGCCTGCTGCGCGAGGTCGTCACCGACGACGAGATCTCGATGATCGTCTCCCGGTGGACGGGCATCCCGGTGAGCCGCCTGCAGGAGGGCGAGCGGGAGAAGCTCCTGCGGCTCGACCAGATCCTGCACGAGCGGGTGATCGGCCAGGACGAGGCGGTGCAGCTGGTGGCCGATGCCGTCATCCGGGCCCGTTCCGGCATCAAGGACCCGCGCCGCCCGATCGGGTCGTTCATCTTCCTGGGACCGACAGGTGTCGGCAAGACCGAGCTGGCCAAGGCGCTCGCGGAGGCGCTCTTCGACACCGAGGACAACATGATCCGCATCGACATGAGCGAGTACCAGGAGCGGCACACGGTCAGCCGCCTCGTCGGCGCGCCCCCCGGCTACGTGGGGTACGAGGAGGGCGGCCAGCTGACCGAGGCCGTGCGGCGCAAGCCGTACTCCGTGGTGCTCTTCGACGAGGTGGAGAAGGCGCACGCCGATGTCTTCAACACGCTGCTGCAGGTGCTCGACGACGGGCGGCTCACCGACGCGCAGGGCAGGACCGTCGACTTCCGCAACACCGTCCTGATCATGACCTCCAACATCGGCTCCGTCTACCTCCTCGACGGCGTCACGCCCAGCGGGGAGATCGAGCAGGACGCCAAGCAGCGGGTGATGGCCGAGCTTCGTGCGCACTTCCGCCCCGAGTTCCTCAACCGCGTCGACGACATCGTGATCTTCAAGCCGCTCACCTTGGAGGAGATCGAGCGCATCGTCGGCCTGATGTTCGTCGAGCTGCGGACCCGTCTCGAACAGCGGGGCATCCGGCTGGACGTCACCGAGGCCGCGCTCAGGTACATCGCCGAGCGGGGCTACGACCCGGTGTACGGTGCCCGCCCGCTGCGCCGGTTCATCTCCAGGGAGATCGAGACGCGAATCGGCCGCGCGTTGCTGTCCGGGGAGGCGCACGAGGGGGCTGTGGTCCGGGTCGACCTCGCCGAGGACGAGCTCTCCGTCACCTACTGA
- a CDS encoding helix-turn-helix transcriptional regulator: MHGRRDEQAAVLALLGGIASPTVNVMLVEGEPGIGKTLLLGEAAGLAAAQGTAVASGRADELGRLTPLGPLLSALEESPAPMTVTRNAFPDGPGLLLWLAEQVRTSLERRLGAGPLLVTLDDLQWADPATLMALRTLPSRLAERPVAWLLACRSTPARGDARRLFDLLEEEGATRTVLRPLGEGAVTEVSTDILGAIPGKGLAALAAQAGGNPLLLSEYLTGLREEGAVLVEDGVARLAETAPAGAELPLRVHTAVRRRLNELGTRTRYLLEATAVLGRSFSPAYAAEMLGETPAALLPALEEALAAGVLVTTPDELAFRHELLWRSVVERVPQPVRRALREQVERAARARPAHLTGGGGAETLTDLALLAWDEGRLSHGLDLAREAVGKPAGGRWQPRAVLASMLIDLWLLDEAEATTESAAAEAEGEPAWAAEIPVLRARLHLAAGRLGSAIEHAEAGLTTAGTLDAPLLASSALSVLGTAALRAGDLPRAIRYMEGDFARSARCLPPYTRLRSELVAGRINEARDGAAGGMSSLGVLYDALPRHTGALTSEPTAAAWLVRMAMAAGQRHRADTVVDAAEGIAWRNPGLPNPSVAADHARGLREGDPEALGRAAAGHRDPWARGSAAEDLGVLLGTGGGCRDLAVENLKVALACYGAVEATRDAARVRGRLRLLGERRRHWVRTTHPTSGWASLTGTEQAVCDLVSQGLTNRNAAEQMFISEHTVAFHLRQVFRKLGIHSRVELARLSAEEGAHQGHRAPR; encoded by the coding sequence ATGCACGGCCGGAGAGATGAGCAGGCGGCGGTCCTCGCCCTGCTGGGAGGCATCGCGTCCCCGACGGTGAACGTCATGCTCGTCGAGGGCGAGCCGGGGATAGGCAAGACGCTGCTGCTCGGCGAGGCAGCCGGCCTCGCCGCCGCACAAGGGACGGCGGTCGCGAGCGGGCGGGCCGACGAGCTGGGACGGCTGACACCACTGGGACCGCTGCTGTCGGCTCTGGAGGAGTCGCCGGCGCCCATGACCGTGACCAGGAACGCCTTCCCCGACGGCCCCGGCCTGCTGCTCTGGCTGGCCGAGCAGGTCAGGACCTCGCTGGAGAGAAGGCTGGGCGCGGGGCCACTGCTGGTGACCCTGGACGATCTCCAGTGGGCCGATCCCGCCACGCTCATGGCCCTGCGCACCCTGCCCTCGCGACTGGCCGAACGGCCCGTGGCATGGCTGCTGGCCTGCCGCAGCACCCCGGCGCGCGGCGACGCCAGACGGCTGTTCGACCTGCTTGAGGAGGAGGGGGCCACCCGGACCGTACTGCGCCCGCTCGGAGAGGGCGCGGTCACCGAGGTCTCCACCGACATTCTGGGCGCGATCCCCGGGAAGGGCCTGGCGGCGCTGGCCGCCCAGGCCGGCGGCAACCCGCTCCTGCTGTCCGAATACCTCACCGGACTGCGCGAGGAGGGCGCCGTCCTCGTGGAGGACGGCGTCGCCCGGCTGGCCGAGACCGCCCCCGCCGGGGCGGAGCTGCCCCTGCGGGTGCACACCGCCGTCCGGCGACGGCTGAACGAGCTCGGCACCAGGACCCGGTACCTCCTGGAGGCCACGGCGGTGCTCGGGCGCTCGTTCTCGCCGGCGTACGCGGCCGAGATGCTCGGCGAGACCCCGGCTGCGCTGCTTCCCGCGCTGGAGGAGGCCCTGGCGGCCGGTGTTCTCGTCACCACCCCCGACGAACTGGCGTTCAGGCACGAACTGCTGTGGCGGTCGGTCGTCGAGAGGGTGCCCCAACCGGTGCGGCGGGCGCTGCGCGAGCAGGTCGAGCGCGCCGCCCGGGCGCGCCCGGCCCATCTGACCGGGGGCGGCGGCGCCGAGACGCTGACGGACCTGGCCCTGCTCGCCTGGGACGAGGGCAGGCTCTCGCACGGGCTGGACCTGGCGCGCGAGGCCGTGGGGAAACCGGCCGGCGGGCGGTGGCAGCCCCGGGCCGTGCTGGCCTCGATGCTGATCGACCTCTGGCTGCTGGACGAGGCGGAGGCCACAACGGAGAGCGCCGCGGCCGAGGCCGAGGGCGAGCCCGCGTGGGCCGCGGAGATCCCCGTCCTGCGCGCCCGCCTGCACCTGGCCGCGGGCCGGCTCGGCAGCGCGATCGAGCACGCGGAGGCCGGTCTGACCACCGCCGGGACTCTGGACGCCCCGCTCCTGGCCTCCTCGGCCCTGTCGGTACTCGGCACCGCGGCGCTGCGGGCGGGCGACCTGCCGAGGGCCATCAGATACATGGAGGGAGACTTCGCCAGGTCGGCGCGGTGCCTGCCCCCGTACACGCGGTTGCGTTCGGAGCTGGTGGCCGGGCGGATCAACGAGGCACGTGACGGGGCGGCGGGCGGGATGAGCTCGCTCGGCGTGCTGTACGACGCGCTGCCCCGGCACACGGGGGCGCTGACCAGCGAGCCCACCGCCGCGGCATGGCTGGTACGGATGGCGATGGCCGCGGGCCAGCGGCACAGGGCCGACACCGTGGTCGACGCGGCCGAGGGCATCGCCTGGCGCAACCCCGGCCTGCCCAACCCGTCGGTGGCCGCCGACCACGCCCGTGGCCTGCGGGAGGGCGACCCCGAGGCGCTGGGCCGCGCGGCGGCCGGGCACCGCGATCCGTGGGCCAGGGGCTCGGCCGCGGAGGATCTGGGCGTGCTGCTCGGCACGGGCGGCGGCTGCCGGGATCTGGCCGTGGAGAACCTCAAGGTCGCGCTCGCCTGCTACGGCGCGGTGGAGGCCACCCGTGATGCCGCGCGGGTGCGGGGCAGGCTGCGGCTGCTGGGCGAGCGGCGCCGCCACTGGGTCAGGACCACCCATCCCACCTCGGGGTGGGCCAGCCTGACCGGCACCGAGCAGGCCGTCTGCGACCTGGTCTCCCAGGGGTTGACGAACCGGAACGCCGCCGAGCAGATGTTCATCAGCGAGCACACGGTGGCCTTCCACCTGCGGCAGGTCTTCCGCAAGCTGGGCATCCACTCACGGGTCGAGCTGGCCAGGCTCTCCGCCGAGGAGGGCGCCCACCAGGGTCACCGGGCTCCTCGCTAG
- a CDS encoding lanthionine synthetase LanC family protein, with protein sequence MSLEPGDTSPLATVIETARWIRSAAVDDERGRHWQANPDPRGRAAMPDHPLSLYSGAAGIILFFLELATATGDEGYLDDAGAGARYLAATWREQADLSLHHGLAGVMFALAEAGWATGEREFEVEAGAVADRIVRAARPVDGGLGWTGDPAQRGDGGIILGLLHAGGILGVPAYQEIAVEAGARIAALAVPGHRFGEGACADLPLDAVTPGFLSGTAGTAFLLARLYGVTGESRFLDGSRRGADFVRAVSAVTERCALVPHHIPQGRDLHYLGFCSGSAGVARTFYELHRVSGDAGDLDWVERLARGIVSSGAPADRSGGYWNSACQCCGTAGLVELFVGLWAATGRPQHLEFARALGENLTGLATGHDGRGARWYQAYRRLRPWEVTADTGYMVGAAGIGAALLHLDATSRPQEARRLILPPDNPFPAIPLPSATLRRS encoded by the coding sequence ATGAGCCTGGAGCCGGGGGACACGAGCCCGCTGGCCACCGTGATCGAGACCGCGCGCTGGATCCGTTCGGCGGCCGTGGACGACGAACGGGGACGGCACTGGCAGGCCAACCCCGATCCCCGGGGCCGGGCCGCCATGCCGGACCACCCCCTGTCGCTGTACTCGGGGGCGGCCGGGATCATCCTGTTCTTCCTGGAGCTCGCCACCGCCACAGGTGACGAGGGCTACCTCGACGATGCCGGGGCCGGGGCCCGCTATCTCGCCGCCACCTGGCGGGAACAGGCCGACCTCTCCCTCCACCACGGCCTGGCCGGGGTGATGTTCGCCCTCGCCGAGGCCGGATGGGCCACCGGGGAGCGGGAATTCGAGGTCGAGGCCGGCGCGGTCGCCGACCGTATCGTGCGCGCCGCCCGCCCTGTCGACGGCGGCCTGGGCTGGACCGGTGACCCCGCCCAGCGCGGCGACGGCGGGATCATCCTCGGCCTGCTGCACGCCGGGGGCATCCTGGGGGTGCCCGCCTACCAGGAGATCGCCGTCGAGGCCGGCGCCCGCATCGCCGCGCTCGCCGTCCCCGGCCACCGCTTCGGCGAGGGCGCCTGTGCCGACCTGCCGCTGGACGCGGTCACCCCGGGGTTCCTGTCCGGTACGGCCGGCACCGCCTTCCTGCTGGCCCGCCTGTACGGCGTGACCGGCGAGAGCCGCTTTCTCGACGGCTCCCGCAGGGGTGCCGACTTCGTCCGCGCGGTCAGCGCCGTGACCGAGCGGTGCGCACTGGTGCCGCACCACATCCCGCAGGGCCGCGACCTGCACTACCTGGGCTTCTGCTCCGGTTCCGCGGGCGTCGCCCGGACGTTCTACGAGCTGCACCGGGTGTCGGGCGACGCCGGAGACCTCGACTGGGTCGAGCGGCTGGCCAGGGGGATCGTCAGCAGCGGTGCCCCCGCCGACCGGAGTGGTGGTTACTGGAACTCGGCCTGCCAGTGCTGCGGCACCGCCGGGCTGGTGGAGCTGTTCGTCGGGCTCTGGGCGGCGACCGGACGCCCGCAGCACCTGGAGTTCGCCCGCGCTCTGGGGGAGAACCTGACCGGCCTGGCCACCGGGCACGACGGCCGGGGCGCCCGCTGGTATCAGGCCTACCGGCGGCTGCGCCCCTGGGAGGTCACCGCCGACACCGGCTACATGGTCGGCGCCGCGGGCATCGGGGCCGCGCTCCTGCACCTGGACGCCACCTCACGTCCGCAGGAGGCGCGGCGGCTCATCCTGCCGCCGGACAACCCGTTCCCCGCCATCCCGCTGCCGAGCGCGACGCTCCGCCGGTCCTGA
- a CDS encoding sulfotransferase family protein yields MTMPLPNFLTIGAPKSGTTALHTALARHPGLFMSPVKEPKFFLSDGPPPTGGGPGDAQTYREHVWRREDYEALFDAAPPGTLTGESTPFYLYDLAAQRRIRKTIPDVRLIVVLRDPVERAHSNWTHLWSAGLEPIGDVLEACAEESRRVTAGWAPFWHYLGLGKYGRQLEHLFTLFPRDQVLVYRYRDLVDRPVDTLDRICRFLGVETGVVTEVPRENVTAHPEPTRGHRMLSRALRMGSSVGRFLPSRVSVALTDPLERKLQRQARSRQPLTWDQRERLIPHFSQDVALLQSVTGENFSDWLRPRERSGGLVGVRPNGQRQARNGRPQV; encoded by the coding sequence ATGACGATGCCCCTGCCGAATTTCCTCACAATCGGTGCCCCTAAATCCGGGACCACCGCCCTGCACACCGCATTGGCCCGGCACCCGGGGCTGTTCATGTCCCCGGTGAAGGAGCCGAAGTTCTTCCTCAGCGACGGCCCCCCTCCCACCGGGGGAGGCCCGGGCGACGCCCAGACCTACCGCGAGCACGTCTGGCGACGCGAGGACTACGAAGCCCTGTTCGACGCGGCACCGCCGGGAACGCTCACCGGCGAGTCCACCCCGTTCTACCTCTACGATCTGGCGGCACAGCGGCGCATCAGAAAGACCATCCCCGACGTCAGGCTCATCGTGGTGCTGCGCGACCCGGTGGAGCGCGCCCACTCCAACTGGACACATCTGTGGTCGGCCGGACTGGAGCCGATCGGCGACGTACTGGAGGCCTGCGCCGAGGAGAGCCGAAGGGTCACGGCCGGCTGGGCGCCGTTCTGGCACTACCTCGGGCTCGGCAAGTACGGCAGGCAGCTCGAACATCTGTTCACCCTGTTCCCCCGCGACCAGGTGCTCGTCTACCGCTACCGCGACCTGGTCGACCGCCCCGTCGACACCCTGGACCGGATCTGCCGCTTCCTCGGTGTGGAGACCGGCGTCGTCACCGAGGTCCCCCGGGAGAACGTGACCGCCCACCCGGAGCCGACCCGCGGGCACCGGATGCTGTCGCGGGCGTTACGCATGGGATCGTCCGTGGGGCGGTTCCTGCCGTCGCGGGTGAGCGTGGCGCTGACCGATCCACTGGAGCGCAAGCTGCAGCGGCAGGCCCGCTCCCGCCAGCCGCTGACCTGGGACCAGCGGGAGAGGCTGATCCCCCACTTCTCCCAGGACGTGGCGCTGCTGCAGAGCGTGACCGGTGAGAACTTCAGCGACTGGCTGCGCCCCCGCGAGCGCTCCGGCGGCCTGGTGGGCGTCCGCCCCAACGGCCAGCGCCAGGCACGCAACGGCCGCCCTCAGGTTTGA
- a CDS encoding glycosyl hydrolase: MGLLHGRGYRVDFIALHWYGGDFRTQAAVGQLKSYVQAVYKRYRKPIRLTEYALIDFSNGTRYATDAQQAAFVTASTRMPASLPYVRRYAWFGLPSSETEPGSGLFRGDGTATRAGRAFQAARCPPDRSLPVRPGQRDLSAEVVRPQPSPGLLSSDPPLLRAGPSCRPRAGSLARCPTRT; this comes from the coding sequence GTGGGCCTTCTCCATGGCCGCGGCTACCGCGTCGACTTCATCGCGCTGCACTGGTACGGCGGCGACTTCCGCACCCAGGCCGCGGTCGGCCAGCTCAAGTCCTACGTCCAGGCGGTGTACAAGCGCTACCGCAAGCCGATCCGGCTCACCGAGTACGCCCTGATCGACTTCTCCAACGGCACCCGCTACGCCACCGACGCCCAGCAGGCCGCCTTCGTCACCGCCTCCACCAGGATGCCGGCCTCCCTGCCGTACGTGCGACGCTACGCCTGGTTCGGTCTGCCCTCCTCCGAGACCGAACCGGGCAGCGGGCTGTTCCGCGGCGACGGGACCGCGACCCGGGCGGGCCGCGCCTTCCAGGCGGCCCGCTGCCCCCCCGACCGCTCCCTCCCCGTGCGGCCGGGGCAGCGGGATCTGAGCGCCGAGGTCGTACGGCCTCAGCCCAGCCCCGGGCTCCTTTCCTCTGACCCGCCGCTCCTTCGCGCGGGACCGTCGTGCCGGCCCCGCGCCGGTAGCCTTGCCAGGTGCCCGACCCGTACCTGA
- a CDS encoding YigZ family protein, with the protein MPDPYLTPQDTTEHEIEIKRSRFLCAVGPVSSEEAAREFVAGRRRLHGDATHNCSAYVIGGDRHVQRADDDGEPGGTAGTPMLETLLRRGVADVVAVVTRYFGGVKLGAGGLVRAYGSSVGKTLDLTPLVEMVPARVMTVTVDHVRAGRLENDLHISPYEVREVVYGAEVGFRVAVRERDLAAFPGWVATLTAGHARIEQGETVHLRNSFRNS; encoded by the coding sequence GTGCCCGACCCGTACCTGACCCCGCAGGACACCACAGAACACGAGATCGAGATCAAGCGATCCCGGTTCCTGTGCGCGGTCGGCCCGGTCTCCTCGGAGGAGGCCGCGAGGGAGTTCGTCGCCGGGCGCAGGCGGCTTCACGGTGACGCCACGCACAACTGCTCGGCCTACGTGATCGGCGGGGACCGCCACGTCCAGCGGGCCGACGACGACGGCGAGCCCGGCGGCACCGCGGGCACCCCGATGCTGGAGACCCTCCTTCGCAGGGGCGTCGCCGACGTGGTGGCGGTGGTCACCCGATACTTCGGCGGTGTGAAGCTCGGCGCGGGGGGCCTGGTCCGCGCGTACGGCTCGTCGGTCGGCAAGACGCTGGATCTCACGCCGCTGGTCGAGATGGTGCCCGCCAGGGTCATGACCGTGACCGTGGACCACGTGCGGGCCGGGCGGTTGGAGAACGACCTGCACATCTCGCCGTACGAGGTCAGGGAGGTCGTCTACGGCGCGGAGGTCGGCTTCCGCGTCGCGGTACGCGAGCGGGACCTGGCGGCCTTCCCCGGCTGGGTCGCCACACTGACCGCGGGCCACGCCAGGATCGAGCAGGGCGAGACGGTCCATCTCAGAAACAGCTTCAGAAACAGCTGA